The following DNA comes from Ktedonobacterales bacterium.
CCGGAGAGTATTGGCTCGCCCGCAAGGGCATGGAATGGTTCGCAGACAGCTACGCCCCCGACGCCGCCACCCGCACCGAGCCAACCGCATCGCCCCTGCGCGCCACCCGCGAACACCTTCAGGGATTGCCCCCCGCGCTCCTCATCACCGGCGAATGCGACGTACTGCGCGACGAAGGCGAAGCCTACGCCCACAAACTCATGACAGCAGGCGTCCACGTCACCGCAGCCCGCTACCTGGGAACCATCCACGATTTCGTCATGCTCAACCCCATCACCCACACCCCCGCCCCGCGCGCCGCCATCGCCCAGGCCAGCGCCGCCCTCCGCCACGCGCTCACGCGCCCATCGCCCGCCGCCGTCTAAACACACAGGCCAGAGCCTCATCGCTGAGACTCTGGCCTGATCACGCGCATCCACCCGTACCGCCGTCTCGGCGGCCCAACGCCACCCGGACCGCCGCCGTCTCGGCGGCCCAACGCCGTCCAGCGCAGACATTGCCCCGGATCAGCCGCTCCCTTCCCGTCAGGAAGCTTTGCGGCAGCAGTACACAAAGGCCGGAGGCACATTCAAAGGGACATACCTCACCTTCATCTGGTCAAAATGGCTACAAAACCGCGCGCGCATATGCAGCGAATACTGAAAGGCAATGAAGAATCCTCCCGGCTTCAGCGCCTGAAGAACGCCCGCCAGAATTGCCTGCCTGGTCTGTTCTGGCAAAGTCGTAAACGGCAGCCCTGACACCACACAATCTACCTGCTCTGTACCAGCGTTCTTGATCACCGCATACAGATGCTCCGCATTCGCCTCAACCGTGAACCCGGGATAATCCTCCCGCAGTGTTGCTCGCAGCCTGGCGTCTTGCTCAAAAATAAAGGCTTTTCCCCCCGGCGGCAGCCGTCTGAGAATTTCACGGGTGATAACTCCCGTTCCCGCGCCAAGCTCGACAATCGCGCCGGTACTGCTCCAGGGAATCGGCGCAAGCATCGCCGCGACAAGCCACGCCGAACTCGGAGTGACACTCCCTATTTTCAACGGAGCTTGCAGAAACTTCCCAAAAAAGAGAACCCGCTCTTGAACCACTACCCTGCTCCTGACCTTCTCCGGCTCTGAAGAGCCAGCAATTCCCATCCCAACGTCCTCAAAACCGATCAATAACGGTTTTAAGGACGCTTGCCAAAAGTCAATAACCACTGCTAGCCTCACAACCTCAGCGCCGCAGATTAAACGCCACATTGATAGCCACAATCGTCGTGCAGACCATCGCAAGCGCAATCAGGGCAGACACAATATAAGTGCCGCCGTAATAAGAATCCAGCGCCACCACCAGGACGATCACCGAGATCACCACCGCCGCCAATGAGCAAATGGCAAGGATCAGACGGTGACGCATCATCGTATGCTCACTCAGATTCCCCTGAACAAACAACGGCCCAAACGTCCCGCCAGCCCCCCTCGCAAACCCCTGCTGCCCCTGATACAGCGCGCCATAATACTGACTGGGAGCCTGATACCCGCTTTGCTCCCCAGCATCTATTCGCTGTGACATACAAACGTTCCTTTCATCTCATCGCACAAACCAGGCACACGCCTGCCGTGACTATCTGAAACGCACCAGCCAGTTCAGCAGACAGATCGTCAAACACACCAGCCCCAGCGCCACCAGCTTCACCACCACCAGTGATACATCATATGCGCTCGTCGCCAGAATAATCGTCACCAGCCCCAGCGTCACCAGCGAACTCAGCGCCAGCGCCAGCCGCGCCCGCGACACCGACACCTCATCAGCCATCCCCTGCCTACCAAAACGCCCCCCAAGCGCCCAGCCCACCGCCTCGCGCACCTGGCTATCCTGATCCACCTGCGCCGCCAGCAAAGGCCCAGCCGGAGCCTGCTTTCCCAACGCTCCCAACGCCAGCGCCGCCGCCTCGCGCACCGCCCACGCCCCATCGCCCAGCGCCGCCACCAGCGGCCCCACCGGCGCGCGCCTGCCAGCCGTCCCCAGCGCCCACACCGCCGCCGCCCGCACCGACTCATCCGCATCGCCCAATGCCGCCACCAGCGGCCCCACCGGCGTCCGCTGCCTCAACTTCCCCAGCGCCAGCGCCGCCGCCGTTCGCACCGGCCACGCGCTGTCACCCAATGCCGTCACCAGCGGCCCCACCGGCGTCCGCTGGCCCAGCCTGCCCAGCGCCCGCGCCGCCGCCTCGCGCACCGGCCACGCCTCATCGCCCAGCGCCGCCACCAGCGGCCCCACCGGCGCACGTTCCCCGCGCTCCGTCAGCGCCTGCACCGCCGCCGTCCGCACCGCCCACGCCGGATTACTCAGCGCCGCCTCCGCCTCCTGCCCCTGCGCCCCAGGAAAAGCACCCGACCCGCGCAGACCCACCCGCCCCAGAATCGCCGACGCCAGAGGGTCTGAAGCCTCTCCCTGATCTCGTTGCCCCTCGCTCTTATCCCGCATCGCTGCGCGCACCCCCTTTCGTCTCTAATCCCAGCCCCTTGCGCAGCAAGCCTATCCCTCGATGCGCCTGAACCCTGATCGTCCCAATCGGCTGATTGAGCATCTCAGCGATCTCCTGGTGGCTCAACTCCTCAAAATAATAGAGGCGCACCACCTCTCGATAGCGCGGCGGCAACGTCGCCACCAGCGCCTCAAGCTCGCGCCTGCGCTCCGCGCTCTCAAATACCAGCTCTGGCTGCTCCTGCGCCGCGTCCTCAGACTCCAGCCACGCCTCATCATCCCCAGCATCAAGCGAAACCGAACCAGTCGGCTGAGCGCGCCGCGCATAATTGCAATAGCAATTCCACGCGATCTTATACAGCCAGGCGCGCGCCCTCAGCGTCCGCACCCGTTCGGCGGGATAGCGATCCAGCGCGTAATAAGCGCGGATAAACGCCTCCTGCACAATATCCTCCGCATCCTGCGGATTGCCCGTCTGGCGCGAGATAAAAGCCTTGAGCGGCTGACTATAAAGCAGCGCCAGCCGCTCAAAATACCGATCTCGCTCGCTTGCCAGCCACGCCCCATCGCCGTAATCCATAGCGCCGTGCGCCTCCCTCCTCTCGCTCCTTCTGCCACATAAAACACCAGAACGCCAGAAAAAGTTACAAGAACGCAGCGCCAGGTAAAAGCCCGCTGCCTGTACCGCCACTTGTAGCGCCGCCTTCCAGGCGGCAAGCCGCCGCGCACGCGCGCACGCCGCCCTTCCAGACAACCGCTGCCTGTACCGCCGCCGTCCCCGGCGGCCAACCGCCAAAATCAACTCAGCCGACGCCGCACCAGCCAGACCGTCGCCAGCAGCGCCAGCGCCGCAACGCCTACATAAATGCCCGTCTCCATCCATTGGAATGTCCAGAAGCGGTCTGCTGGCTGATAGGTCAGGTAGTACGCTTGAAACCCCTGGCTCTGGGCGCATTGGGCGAAAGACTCCGGGTTGTCGCAATAGCTCAAGACAGCACCCTTGTACGGTTTGCTCTGGGCATCAATCAACCCGCTGTCAATGAGCCAATCC
Coding sequences within:
- a CDS encoding methyltransferase domain-containing protein, with protein sequence MVQERVLFFGKFLQAPLKIGSVTPSSAWLVAAMLAPIPWSSTGAIVELGAGTGVITREILRRLPPGGKAFIFEQDARLRATLREDYPGFTVEANAEHLYAVIKNAGTEQVDCVVSGLPFTTLPEQTRQAILAGVLQALKPGGFFIAFQYSLHMRARFCSHFDQMKVRYVPLNVPPAFVYCCRKAS
- a CDS encoding HEAT repeat domain-containing protein, encoding MRDKSEGQRDQGEASDPLASAILGRVGLRGSGAFPGAQGQEAEAALSNPAWAVRTAAVQALTERGERAPVGPLVAALGDEAWPVREAAARALGRLGQRTPVGPLVTALGDSAWPVRTAAALALGKLRQRTPVGPLVAALGDADESVRAAAVWALGTAGRRAPVGPLVAALGDGAWAVREAAALALGALGKQAPAGPLLAAQVDQDSQVREAVGWALGGRFGRQGMADEVSVSRARLALALSSLVTLGLVTIILATSAYDVSLVVVKLVALGLVCLTICLLNWLVRFR
- a CDS encoding sigma-70 family RNA polymerase sigma factor — translated: MDYGDGAWLASERDRYFERLALLYSQPLKAFISRQTGNPQDAEDIVQEAFIRAYYALDRYPAERVRTLRARAWLYKIAWNCYCNYARRAQPTGSVSLDAGDDEAWLESEDAAQEQPELVFESAERRRELEALVATLPPRYREVVRLYYFEELSHQEIAEMLNQPIGTIRVQAHRGIGLLRKGLGLETKGGARSDAG